Proteins encoded in a region of the Anopheles aquasalis chromosome 2, idAnoAquaMG_Q_19, whole genome shotgun sequence genome:
- the LOC126573041 gene encoding transcription initiation factor TFIID subunit 1 isoform X2 has protein sequence MSNDSDNDSDKNEGGLNLAGFLFGNVDEHGNLDGDFLDEEAKQQLSSLSRMGLSSFLSAMLHDDDAEKPAPASNSDSDDSSSSDDDRRRRRYDDDSDGASYKVKAECAVDYSDIQELAEESLPPLVATETNGEKDETTGTEESSEKGAEIAKEEKPDDPDGADGKETTDPKPADGDETKAESESEPATGEAGEVNDKDLMPPPTAPVSGDGTAAAPTGGTSSDPESAKDKPKKLETPLAAMLPSKYQNVDVREFFPDFRPDKVLRFSRLFGPGKISSLPQIWRSVRRRRNKKHQQTRKPRDGSDSTSDSDEPRRRHHQFRPTYPPTPPRDQWASDDELRFTSLAADEEKEVKDKESDSRGDSKPKVADWRFGPAQVWYDMLDVPETGEDFNYGFKMGDAAKLEALPSVTAPTSHAIPDDAFLMVSQLHWEDDVVWDGNDIKHKVLQKLNSKVNAAGWLPSSGSRTAGAFSQPGKSLPATTPTAMGSSGKSSGGTKLSKTQMIINAAQKAQEESDDTWYSIFPVENEELVYGKWEDEVIWDAEAVAKIPKPKILTLDPNDENIILGIPDDIDPSKIVRNTGPQPKVKIPHPHVKKSKILLGKAGVINVLAEDTPPPPPKSPDRDPYNISNDVFYMAKTTEATLKIKVGGGNLLQHSTPVVELRAPFIPTHMGPMKLRAFHRPPMKKYSHGALATSNPQPVLPLQKHIKKKAKQRELERIASGGGDVFFMRTPDDLTGRDGELILIEFCEEHPPLMNQVGMASKIKNFYKRKMGKDPGPPEFRFGETHYAHTSPFLGILHHGQCIQAIENNMYRAPIYPQTMGETDFLVIRTRNNYFVREVDALFTAGQECPLYEVPGPNSKRANNFVRDFLQVFIYRLFWKSRDNPRKIRMDDIKKAFPAHSESSIRKRLKLCADFKRTGMDSNFWVIKPEFRLPSEEEIRAMVSPEQCCAYFSMIAAEQRLKDAGYGEKFIFAQQEDDDEEMQLKMDDEVKVAPWNTTRAYIQAMRGKCILQLNGPADPTGCGEGFSYVRMPNKPTQQNKEETESQPKRTVTGTDADLRRLSLNNAKALLRKFQVPEEEIKKLSRWEVIDVVRTLSTEKAKAGEEGMDKFSRGNRFSIAEHQERYKEECQRIFDLQNRVLASAEVLSTDEGESTASEESDLEELGKNLENMLANKKTSTQLSLEREEQERQELLRKIMEEQGGQKGKGKGGKDDDGLKDDQQSAVTSKILKITRTFKNAEGREYTRIELVRRSPVIDAYVKIRTTKDEAFIRQFATLDEAQKEEMKREKRRIQEQLRRIKRNQQKIGMLQNQHSLHSSVGTPISLGDRETLTPKAFSSRSAFGSGGGGSGGHGGDGGSGGGGGDSRSRGSDTPISSHHGHGGSGGGGGMSTKEHSPSASSSSSRRKAKMKPDLKLKCGACGQVGHMRTNKACPQYSGLLATPSLTVAMTEEQEEEIEKELNADDEDLVNVDGTKVKLSGKLIKRHEDVRRRTLLLKVPKEAVGKKRRRVGGDSHCDYLQRHNKTTNRQRTDPVVVFSSILEQILNELRDMPDVQPFMFPVNAKQVVDYHRIVQRPMDLQTIREYIRQKKYQTRDEFLADVNQIVENSSLYNGAKSSLTVAAQRMLQKCKERIDEREERLTRLEKSINPLLDDDDQVALSYILGEYVNGPLKAMPESWPFLKPVNKRLVKDYYTIIRRPMDLEKVSKKVASHKYHSRADFLSDIQLIADNSEQYNGAEANFTKQARQMVEATRQALDTMEDRAAQLERNIALVQERARNEDDDLDWEDDESGQQGGAGGRGGGGGGGGGVSRDTTPDLDEAGDDSNPDRVSSPLDGRGRDREHKRPRARKRNTGRDDDNQYSTDDEEFEEVGMSDTEGVSVTLEQSNTNTSSMMPPGHSEDDSQQAAEAMVQLSGAQYYNATQDESMEIDPNYDPSDFLGMSNRTNQAAPSDTNVYNQSAVDGTASVDQTQIYANSEYADQSQQAYQQGSEAGIVIGGDGTIQSEQSQPTMAYDPATGMPQQQQQQLQEQEQQQQQQQPTLPTLQSLHSDLAISDSDDEKSNLRMDVMPDENENDDNDDGDGLWF, from the exons ATGAGCAACGACAGTGACAATGATAGCGATAAAAATGAGGGCGGCCTCAACCTGGCCGGCTTCCTATTCGGCAACGTCGACGAACACGGTAACCTGGATGGCGATTTTTTGGACGAGGAAGCGAAACAGCAGCTCTCCTCACTGTCCCGGATGGGCCTGTCGTCGTTTTTGTCCGCGATGctgcacgacgatgacgccgaaaaaccagcaccggcatccaacagcgacagcgatgaTTCGTCTtcgagcgacgacgatcggAGAAGGCGccgctacgacgacgacagcgacggaGCGAGCTACAAAGTCAAAGCCGAGTGTGCCGTCGACTATTCCGACATCCAGGAACTAGCCGAAGAGTCCCTGCCTCCTTTGGTAGCAACGGAAACCAACGGTGAAAAGGACGAAACGACCGGAACGGAAGAATCCAGCGAGAAGGGTGCAGAAATAGCCAAGGAAGAGAAACCGGACGATCCCGATGGTGCCGATGGGAAAGAGACCACGGACCCGAAACCGGCCGATGGAGATGAAACGAaagcggaatcggaatcggaaccggcaaccggtgaaGCCGGTGAAGTGAACGACAAAGATCTCATGCCACCTCCGACGGCACCGGTCAGTGGTGATggaaccgcagcagcaccgaccggCGGCACATCCTCCGATCCCGAATCCGCCAAGGATAAACCGAAAAAACTCGAAACACCGCTGGCCGCGATGCTTCCCTCAAAGTACCAGAACGTAGACGTCCGCGAGTTCTTCCCCGATTTCCGGCCCGATAAGGTGCTGCGCTTTTCCCGTCTCTTCGGCCCGGGAAAGATATCGAGTTTGCCGCAAATCTGGCGTAGCGTACGCCGGAGACGAAACAAGAAACATCAGCAAACGCGTAAACCGCGCGACGGATCAGACTCGACGTCCGATTCGGATGAACCGAGACGGCGGCACCATCAGTTCCGTCCAACGTACCCCCCGACACCGCCACGCGATCAGTGGGCATCGGATGATGAGCTGCGGTTCACCAGCCTCGCCGcggacgaggagaaggaggtgaagGACAAGGAATCCGATAGCCGGGGTGACTCGAAACCGAAGGTTGCCGATTGGCGTTTTGGTCCGGCGCAGGTGTGGTACGATATGCTGGATGTGCCGGAAACGGGCGAGGATTTTAACTACGGCTTCAAGATGGGCGATGCGGCCAAACTCGAGGCACTGCCCTCGGTCACGGCACCAACCAGTCATGCCATCCCGGACGATGCCTTCCTGATGGTGTCCCAGTTGCACTGGGAGGACGATGTGGTGTGGGACGGTAACGACATCAAGCACAAGGTGCTCCAGAAGCTCAACTCGAAGGTGAACGCCGCCGGTTGGCTACCATCCAGTGGGTCCCGTACGGCCGGTGCCTTCAGTCAGCCGGGCAAGAGCCTTCCGGCCACCACACCCACTGCCATGGGCAGCTCGGGCAAATCGTCAGGCGGCACTAAGCTAAGCAAGACACAGATGATCATCAATGCAGCTCAGAAGGCGCAGGAAGAGAGCGACGACACGTGGTACAGCATCTTTCCGGTGGAGAACGAGGAACTCGTGTATGGCAAGTGGGAGGACGAGGTGATTTGGGATGCGGAAGCGGTAGCCAAGATCCCGAAACCGAAGATTCTGACACTCGATCCAAACGATGAGAACATCATTCTCGGCATTCCCGATGATATCGATCCTTCGAAGATCGTGCGCAACACCGGCCCTCAGCCAAAGGTGAAAATCCCGCATCCGCACGTAAAGAAATCAAAGATTCTACTCGGCAAGGCGGGTGTGATAAACGTGCTGGCCGAagatacaccaccaccaccgcccaaaTCACCCGATCGCGATCCGTACAACATTTCGAACGATGTGTTCTATATGGCCAAAACGACGGAGGCCACACTGAAGATCAAGGTTGGGGGAGGAAATTTGCTACAACATTCGACACCCGTCGTCGAACTCCGGGCACCGTTCATTCCCACGCACATGGGTCCGATGAAGCTGCGTGCcttccaccgtccaccgatgAAAAAGTACTCGCACGGTGCACTGGCAACGAGCAATCCGCAACCGGTGCTACCGCTCCAGAAGCACATCAAAAAGAAGGCCAAACAGCGCGAACTGGAGCGGATTGcgtcgggtggtggtgatgtgttcTTCATGCGCACACCGGACGATTTGACCGGGCGCGATGGAGAGCTGATTTTGATCGAGTTCTGCGAAGAGCATCCACCGCTGATGAACCAGGTCGGTATGGCGTCGAAGATCAAAAACTTTTACAAGCGCAAAATGGGTAAAGATCCGGGACCGCCCGAGTTCCGGTTCGGTGAAACGCACTACGCCCACACGTCACCCTTCCTCGGTATCCTGCACCACGGCCAGTGCATACAGGCGATCGAGAACAACATGTACCGCGCCCCGATCTATCCGCAGACGATGGGCGAAACCGATTTCCTCGTCATTCGCACGCGCAACAACTACTTCGTGCGGGAGGTGGACGCACTGTTTACGGCGGGCCAGGAGTGTCCCCTGTACGAGGTGCCCGGACCGAACTCGAAGCGAGCCAACAACTTTGTGCGCGACTTTTTGCAGGTGTTCATTTATCGGTTGTTCTGGAAGAGCCGTGACAATCCGCGCAAGATCCGGATGGACGACATTAAGAAAGCGTTTCCGGCACACTCGGAGAGTAGCATCCGGAAGCGGTTGAAGCTGTGTGCGGATTTCAAGCGTACCGGTATGGATTCCAACTTTTGGGTTATCAAACCCGAGTTCCGACTGCCATCGGAGGAGGAGATCCGAGCCATGGTATCACCGGAACAGTGCTGTGCGTACTTTAGTATGATTGCGGCCGAACAGCGTCTCAAGGATGCGGGGTATGGAGAGAAGTTCATCTTCGCGCAGcaggaagacgacgatgaggagatGCAGCTGAAGATGGATGACGAGGTGAAGGTTGCACCGTGGAACACGACCCGTGCCTACATCCAGGCCATGCGGGGCAAGTGCATTCTGCAGCTGAACGGACCGGCCGATCCGACCGGTTGCGGTGAAGGTTTCTCTTACGTCCGCATGCCAAACAAACCGACG caacaaaacaaggAGGAAACGGAAAGTCAACCGAAACGTACCGTCACCGGTACGGATGCCGATTTGCGGCGCCTATCGCTGAACAACGCCAAGGCACTGCTGCGCAAGTTTCAGGTACCGGAGGAGGAAATCAAGAAGCTGTCCCGCTGGGAGGTGATCGATGTCGTGCGTACACTCTCGACGGAAAAGGCAAAGGCCGGCGAAGAGGGTATGGACAAGTTTTCGCGTGGTAATCGCTTCTCGATCGCCGAACACCAGGAGCGGTACAAAGAGGAGTGCCAGCGTATCTTCGATCTGCAGAACCGGGTGCTAGCGTCGGCTGAAGTACTGTCCACTGATGAAGGTGAATCGACGGCCTCGGAAGAGTCGGATTTGGAGGAACTGGGGAAGAATTTGGAAAACATGCTGGCCAACAAGAAAACCTCGACGCAGCTATCGCTCGAGCGTGAAGAACAGGAGCGACAGGAGTTGCTTCGCAAGATCATGGAAGAACAGGGTGGCCAGAAGGGTAAAGGCAAGGGTGGTAAGGATGATGACGGGCTGAAGGATGACCAACAGTCGGCGGTGACGTCGAAGATACTGAAGATCACGCGCACCTTCAAGAACGCCGAAGGGCGTGAATATACGCGTATCGAGCTGGTACGGCGCAGTCCGGTGATCGATGCGTACGTCAAGATACGGACGACCAAGGATGAAGCATTCATACGCCAGTTCGCGACACTCGACGAAGCGCAAAAAGAGGAGATGAAGCGAGAGAAGCGGCGCATCCAGGAGCAGCTGAGACGCATCAAGCGTAATCAGCAGAAGATCGGAATGCTCCAGAACCAGCACTCGCTGCACAGTTCCGTCGGAACGCCGATCAGTTTGGGTGATCGCGAGACGCTAACACCGAAAGCGTTCAGCAGCCGATCCGCCtttggtagcggtggtggcggtagcggaggtcacggtggtgatggtggtagcggcggtggtggtggtgacagcCGTAGTCGCGGCAGTGATACCCCGATATCCAGCCACCACGGAcacggtggtagtggtggtggtggtggtatgtcCACCAAAGAGCACAGTCCCTCcgcatcgtcttcgtcgtcgcgccGCAAAGCAAAGATGAAACCGGATCTGAAGCTAAAGTGTGGTGCTTGCGGTCAGGTTGGCCACATGCGTACGAACAAAGCGTGTCCCCAGTACTCGGGGTTGCTAGCGACACCATCGCTAACGGTCGCGATGACCGAGGAACAGGAGGAAGAGATCGAGAAGGAACTGAACGCCGACGATGAGGATCTGGTGAACGTCGACGGTACGAAGGTGAAGCTGAGCGGAAAGCTCATCAAACGCCACGAGGACGTACGGCGACggacgctgctgctgaaggtacCGAAGGAAGCGGTCGGCAAGAAGCGACGACGAGTCGGTGGCGATTCACACTGTGACTATCTGCAGCGCCACAACAAAACCACTAACCGACAGCGAACGGATCCGGTGGTCGTGTTTTCCTCCATCCTCGAGCAAATCCTCAACGAACTCCGGGACATGCCGGACGTACAACCGTTCATGTTCCCGGTCAACGCGAAACAGGTCGTCGATTATCATCGGATCGTGCAGCGGCCGATGGATCTGCAGACGATCCGCGAGTACATTCGGCAGAAAAAGTACCAAACGCGCGACGAGTTTCTGGCCGACGTGAACCAGATCGTCGAGAACTCGTCGCTGTACAACGGAGCGAAAAGCTCGCTGACCGTGGCGGCCCAGCGGATGTTGCAAAAGTGTAAAGAACGGATCGACGAACGCGAAGAGCGCTTGACGCGACTGGAGAAGAGCATCAATCCGCtgctggacgatgacgatcaggTGGCCCTGTCGTACATACTGGGCGAGTACGTGAATGGGCCGCTAAAGGCGATGCCAGAAAGTTGGCCATTCCTGAAGCCCGTCAACAAGCGGCTCGTGAAGGACTACTATACGATCATTCGCCGACCGATGGATCTGGAGAAGGTTTCGAAGAAAGTGGCCTCCCACAAGTACCACTCGCGAGCCGATTTCCTGTCCGACATTCAGCTGATCGCCGACAACAGCGAACAGTACAATGGTGCGGAGGCGAACTTTACGAAACAGGCACGCCAGATGGTCGAGGCCACTCGGCAGGCACTCGATACGATGGAGGATCGTGCGGCCCAACTGGAACGCAACATAGCGCTGGTGCAGGAGCGGGCCCGtaatgaggatgatgatctgGATTGGGAGGACGATGAATCCGGCCAGCAGGGTGGTGCaggcggtcgtggtggtggtggtggtggaggtggaggagtaTCGCGCGATACCACCCCCGATCTGGATGAGGCAGGTGATGATAGTAACCCGGATCGTGTCTCTTCACCGTTAGATGGACGAGGAAGGGATCGCGAGCATAAACGTCCCCGTGCCCGGAAACGCAACACAGGCCGTGATGACG ATAATCAATATTCAACCGACGATGAAGAATTTGAGGAGGTCGGTATGAGCGATACCGAAGGCGTTTCGGTTACGCTGGAGCAATCGAATACGAATACCTCAAGCATGATGCCACCGGGGCATAGTGAGGACGATAGCCAGCAGGCAGCGGAAGCCATGGTACAGCTCAGTGGAGCGCAGTACTACAATGCAACGCAGGACGAATCGATGGAGATTGATCCGAACTATGATCCGAGCGATTTCCTTGGCATGTCGAATCGTACCAATCAGGCGGCTCCCTCGGATACGAACGTGTACAACCAAAGCGCAGTCGATGGCACGGCCTCCGTTGATCAAACACAAATATATGCCAACAGCGAATACGCCGACCAGTCGCAGCAAGCGTATCAGCAAGGTTCGGAAGCAGGAATCGTTATCGGTGGGGATGGGACAATTCAATCGGAGCAAAGCCAACCCACGATGGCCTACGATCCAGCTACTGGtatgccgcagcagcagcagcagcagttacaggaacaggagcagcaacaacagcagcaacaaccaacgcTACCTACACTGCAATCGCTCCACTCCGATTTGGCCATCTCGGATAGTGACGATGAGAAGAGTAACCTACGCATGGATGTGATGccagatgaaaatgaaaacgacgacaacgacgatggcgatgggctGTGGTTCTAA